Proteins encoded in a region of the Trypanosoma brucei brucei TREU927 chromosome 5, complete sequence genome:
- a CDS encoding NUDIX hydrolase, conserved (similar to (Di)nucleoside polyphosphate hydrolase (EC 3.6.1.-) (Ap4Apyrophosphatase) (Invasion protein A) (Invasion associated locusprotein A). (Swiss-Prot:P35640) [Bartonella bacilliformis;]), whose translation MYRKNVCVVIFNEDLNFLACQRIHEDKFQFVQGGVEEGDADIIRAAYREVHEEVGLFPEDLRLIGEIMPPSGDPHEFRYILHEGANLRHFGYVGQQQRLFLFYTPSSTIQRVRLVPPKGSVAKQEFSHVEWLPIDEIIERCPKEKQHIFVAVSKVAIPMAKAFLKTRSSI comes from the coding sequence AATGTATGTGTGGTAATATTCAACGAAGATCTTAACTTTCTCGCCTGCCAGCGAATTCATGAGGATAAGTTCCAATTTGTACAGGGCGGTGTTGAGGAAGGGGATGCCGATATTATTCGAGCAGCATATCGTGAAGTGCATGAGGAGGTCGGACTTTTTCCAGAGGATTTACGACTTATTGGTGAAATTATGCCGCCAAGTGGGGATCCACACGAGTTTCGTTACATACTCCATGAAGGTGCAAATTTGCGTCATTTTGGATACGTGGGCCAACAGCAACgactttttttattttacacgCCCTCCAGCACTATTCAAAGGGTCCGTTTAGTGCCACCAAAGGGAAGTGTTGCAAAGCAGGAGTTCTCCCATGTGGAATGGCTGCCGATTGATGAGATAATCGAACGTTGCccgaaagaaaagcaacatatttttgttgcggTATCGAAGGTGGCGATCCCCATGGCTAAGGCATTTTTGAAAACAAGGTCTTCCATAtaa